A genomic window from Glycine max cultivar Williams 82 chromosome 17, Glycine_max_v4.0, whole genome shotgun sequence includes:
- the LOC100812308 gene encoding transcription factor HEC2, producing MDVDIVKTSNNNNNMDVMAMMMQMEKFPELLFCDDPFYTTTPTYQETDLLSSGRSSSSTTSASTLFNNNVTTTIPPTTTPSNNVVQFSNIDDLFQQQPPMSQSLQLQPYPSEKKKKNNNSMAAMREMIFRIAVMQPVHIDPESIKPPKRRNVKISKDPQSVAARHRRERISERIRILQRLVPGGTKMDTASMLDEAIHYVKFLKKQVQTLEQAGANRSPHSSNNNNNILNTTHVVGAVGFPLGMSSNYSNNIISNVVNYSLLMKGGCQPCQVFGSTSKQLLS from the coding sequence ATGGATGTGGACATAGTGAAAacttccaacaacaacaacaacatggaCGTTATGGCAATGATGATGCAAATGGAAAAGTTCCCCGAATTATTATTCTGCGACGACCCTTTTTATACCACCACACCCACTTACCAAGAAACCGATTTGTTATCAAGTGGAAGAAGCTCCTCATCAACAACCAGCGCTTCCACCCTATTCAACAACAATGTAACAACCACAATTCCACCGACGACAACACCGTCAAATAATGTTGTCCAATTTTCCAACATTGATGACCTTTTCCAACAACAACCACCTATGTCACAGTCCCTTCAACTTCAACCCTACCCTtctgaaaagaagaagaagaacaacaacTCGATGGCGGCGATGAGGGAGATGATATTCCGGATAGCGGTGATGCAACCGGTTCACATCGACCCGGAATCCATAAAGCCACCCAAAAGAAGAAACGTGAAGATCTCGAAGGATCCACAGAGCGTGGCGGCGCGGCACCGGAGAGAGAGGATAAGCGAGAGGATAAGGATTCTACAGAGACTGGTCCCTGGCGGCACAAAAATGGACACTGCTTCGATGCTGGACGAGGCTATTCACTACGTCAAGTTCTTGAAGAAACAGGTGCAGACGCTGGAACAAGCAGGGGCAAATAGGTCACCACacagtagtaataataataataatattctcaATACTACTCACGTTGTTGGTGCTGTTGGTTTTCCGCTAGGGATGTCTTCTAATTACTCCAATAATATAATTAGTAATGTTGTTAATTATTCTTTGTTGATGAAGGGTGGTTGCCAACCTTGTCAAGTGTTCGGTTCCACTTCTAAACAATTGCTCAGCTAA